The stretch of DNA TCGCCGGGGACGAGGTGCAGGGCCCCCGGAAAACGACCGCAGCGCTGGAACCGTGTGGTGAACGCGTCGTGGCCGCCGAAGAGTTCCCGCAGCGCGTCGAGTGCCGGAGCGTCGAGACGTTCCGCCCGCAGGAACGGGTACACCACCGTCACATGGGCGGGCACACCGTCCGCCGCGAGCGGATCGAAACGCGCCCGCCAGCCGCCCACCCCCGGCTCGGCCTCGGGCACGGGAACCACCAGTGCCGTGTCGCCCGCCTTGTACACAGCCGCAGCCCTCGTCCTCGCACACGGAGCCGTGCAGGCCCCCCTCGACGGCGCCTCGGGCGCCGGTGGCCCCCGGACGGAGCCAGCCCGCCACAGCGTAGCCACCCGGGGCCTGCCCCGTGGCCGATCCCGCCGAAGGCTCACGCCTGCCCCCGCGGGGCACGGGGCACCGGGGGCACGGGGCCCCGGCGCAACGGATCGCGGGGCTCGTCCGGAGCGCGCGCTGCGTCCGGCGAGCGGGGCCGACGGCCAGGGAGCCGCTACGCGCCGCCCTCCGGCAGCGACAGGAAGCCGCTGATCCGTCCCCGCAGCGAAACGGCGTCAAGACCGTGCGCGGCGAGATGCTCCTCGATCTGTCCGTACCGGCGCAGCTCGGCCCTGCCCACCCCGAGACCGAGTACCCGATGCGGTACGTCGAGCAGCGCCGTGTCCGCCTCACCGGTCGAGGTGCCCGCGAGATACGGCTCCACGATCACCACCTCGGCGGGGCCGGGCCCGACGGCGGCACGCAGCGCTTCCGCGTCGAAGGGCCGGACCGTCGTCGCGTAGAGCACGGTCACGTCGAGCCCCTCCGTCGCCCGCAGGACGTTGTCGAGCATGGGGCCGACGGCGACGACCACACCCGAGCGGCCCTCCTTGACCGTCCTGAAGTGCTCACCGTCGACCTTTACGGGTGAGGTGTTGGCCTGCTCGGACAGCCGCACGTAGACGCGGTCGTCGCCGGCGGCCACAGCGTGGCGCAGCAGCGTCTCCGCCTCGTCCGGGTGCCCGGGGACGTGGACGGTCCAGCCGTCGAGCGTGTCGAGGAGCGCCACATCACCCGGCGCCATGTGCGTGAACCCGCCCGCGGGCCAGTCGTACGAGGCTGCCGCGCTGACCAGGACCCCGCCCACGTCCTGATGGCCGAAGTCCAGCTTGACCTGCTCGAAGGGGCGCTCGATGAGGAAGCTGGCGAAGGTGTGGACGACCGGTCGCAGCCCGGCCAGCGCCAGCCCCGCGCCGACACCGACGAGAAGCTGCTCCCTGATCCCGACGTTGATCACGCGGTCGGGGTGGTCGCGCCCGGCCTGTTCGAACCGGTCGGCGCTGATCTCGGCGAGTACGACCGCCAGAGAAGGATCCTCGTCGAGCAGCCTTGTGGTGGTGGCGGCGAATCGGTCGCGCATGCTGTCCATGACAGTCGGTCCCTTTCACACGGTACGGAGTGGGGCTGGGGTCGGGATCGGGATGGTTCAAGAGGTTTCAGGAGGATCCCGGCGGGGGTTCAGGAGGTCTTCGGCTCGACGCGCGCGATCACCGCGTGGGGCCGTCCTGGATGCGGAGCGGTGAAGGCCGCGTACAGCGCCTCGTGGTCGCGTCCGTCGACGGTCACGGCCGACCAGCCCGCCGCCTCGAAGCGGGCGGCGATCCCGCCGGGCCGTGCCCAGGTGGCGGACGCGTTGTCGATCACGAGGGTGTGCAGCCGCTCAAGGCCCGCGGGGCCCGCGTAGGCGATGGCCTCGTGGTTGGAGCCCTCGTCCAGTTCGGCGTCGCCGACGAGGACCCAGACCGCCGGGTCGGAGAGCCGCTGGGCCCGCAGACCGAGCGCCGTACCGACCGCCAGCGGCAGCCCGTGCCCGAGGGAGCCGCTGGCGATCTCGACGCCGGGCACGAGGGTGCGGTCCGGATGGTGCCCCAGCGGCGAGTCGTACGAGCCGAAGCCGGTGAGCCATTCCCGCTCCACGAACCCCTTGGCGGTGAGTACCGCGTAGTAGGCCATCGGCCCGTGCCCCTTGGAGAGGAGGAAGCGGTCCCGGCCCGGATCGTCGGCGGTCTCGGGTGAGACGCGCAGCACCCGGTCGTGGAGGACCCAGAGGGCGTCGAGGGTGGAGGTCGCGGCGGGGGAGTGCTTCTCGTCGCCGGTCATCAGCCCCATCAGCTCGGGAAGGTCTGTGTAGCCGTACGCGTGGTTCGCTGTCGTCGTCATGGAAGTGACCGTAGAATCTCAACCTTGGTTGAGGTCAAGAGGCGTTTTTCCCGAGCCGGAGGCCGGAGGGCCCGGCTCCGGTGTCGGCGGTCCGGGGGACGAAAGGGATGCGCGATCACCCCTCGAAGTGCGGTATTGTTTCGGTGCGCGTTCGGCCAGGGGAAAAGCCCAGGTCACCCGCGTATCGGGACGTGGCGCAGCTTGGTAGCGCACTTGACTGGGGGTCAAGGGGTCGCAGGTTCAAATCCTGTCGTCCCGACTGGAGACAGTCGCAGGTCAGGGCCGGTTTCGGAGAAATCCGAAACCGGCCCTTGACCGTTGGTGCCCGAGGCGCGTTTCCGTAGTCAGTGGCTGACGGTATTGCAGCTCCTCGTCGATGACATCACCGCGCGGTCCGTCGTCATGGAGGACAGGCTGCATCTCGACCAGGTCCGTGTGGTGCTCGCCGTGGGACCGCCTCCTGTCCTCTCCCGTCCGCTCACGCGGGCTTCTCCCGTACCACCTCCTCGGGGGACTTGTCGTCGCGCAGGCCGAGGAAACGGGGGTGGCGCAGCATCCCCTCCCTCGTCCACTCCGTGAAGCCGACCTGGGCCACCAGCTCCGGTCGCGTCCAGTGCGCCGTGCGCTCGGCGACGCGGCCCGCGAACGGTGAGCGGGGTGTCGCCAGGGAGTCGAGGCGTTCCCCCAGCGCGTGGAGCGTTCTCCGGTCGAAGCCGGTGCCGACCTTTCCCGCGTACCGCAGTACCCCGTCCTCGTACGTGCCGATGAGCAGCGCGCCGAAGCCGGACCTGGCGCCCGAGGGCTCCGTGAAGCCACCGATGACGAACTCCTGGCCGTGCTCGCACTTCAGCTTCAGCCAGCCGCCCGAGCGGCGCGGCTCGTAGCGGCCCGCCGCCCGCTTGGCGATCAGTCCCTCCCAGCCCTTGCGGCACGCCTCGTCGAGGAGTTCCTGCCCGCCCTCGTTGCGGTGGGGTGTGAAACGCAGGGGCCGGCCGTAGGACAGCGCCCGGCGCAGCAGCGACTTCCTCGTCCGCAGCGGCAGCCGGGTCACGTCGGCGCCATCGAGACGCAGCAGATCGAAGAGGTGGTACGTCACCGCGACCGGGCTGGCCAGGGCCCGCCGCGCGTCGGTGAGCCGCATGCGCTGCTGAAGCGTCGCGAAGTCGGTGCGCCCGTCCGCGTAGGCGACGATCTCGCCGTCCACCGTGAAATCCGCGCACTCCTGTGCGGCGAGAGCCGCCACGACCTCCGGGTACGTGTCGTTCAGCCGGATGCCGTTGCGTGAGAGCAGTCGTACGCCCTTCGCGTCCCGCACCGCGAGCACCCGGACGCCGTCAAGTTTGCGTTCGAAGACCCAGCCGCTGTCGAAGACCCGGCGCTCGCTCGGGGTGGCGAGCATGGGCCTGGCCGCCAACTCCGTGCCAGGACCGCTCTCGCGCAGCCTGTCGCGTTCGCCGCTGGGTACGGTCCCCAGCAGGCCTGCCCGCGCCGCTTCGCGGTCTCCCTCTGCCTCGGCCACGACAGCCCCTCTCCCGATCCGTGACCCACGACGCACGGCGGCCCGGTGGCGCGTGCGCTCGCGGGACGCCGGGGCGTGGCGTGCTACACCTCGTAGCGGGTCGGCGGATAGGGCGCGCGTTCCTTGCGGGCCCACAATTGGTCCGCCGCCAGCTCTCCTGCCCTGACCTGGCGGTCCATCTCGGCCTTCATTCCCCGGTACTGTTCGCTCTCCGTGACCTTGCCCCTGCTCCTGACATCGGTCGCGGGCGGCACGTCGTCCGGGTCGTACGCCTCGATGCCGGCCTCCACCCGTTCCGCCCTGGTGCGCTCGGCCAACGCGTCGTCGTCCGGCTTCGGAGGCATTCCGCGCTCCGTCCCCGGAGGGTGTGTGCTCGGCAGCCGACGGTGCT from Streptomyces tsukubensis encodes:
- a CDS encoding transketolase family protein encodes the protein MDSMRDRFAATTTRLLDEDPSLAVVLAEISADRFEQAGRDHPDRVINVGIREQLLVGVGAGLALAGLRPVVHTFASFLIERPFEQVKLDFGHQDVGGVLVSAAASYDWPAGGFTHMAPGDVALLDTLDGWTVHVPGHPDEAETLLRHAVAAGDDRVYVRLSEQANTSPVKVDGEHFRTVKEGRSGVVVAVGPMLDNVLRATEGLDVTVLYATTVRPFDAEALRAAVGPGPAEVVIVEPYLAGTSTGEADTALLDVPHRVLGLGVGRAELRRYGQIEEHLAAHGLDAVSLRGRISGFLSLPEGGA
- a CDS encoding thiamine pyrophosphate-dependent enzyme is translated as MTTTANHAYGYTDLPELMGLMTGDEKHSPAATSTLDALWVLHDRVLRVSPETADDPGRDRFLLSKGHGPMAYYAVLTAKGFVEREWLTGFGSYDSPLGHHPDRTLVPGVEIASGSLGHGLPLAVGTALGLRAQRLSDPAVWVLVGDAELDEGSNHEAIAYAGPAGLERLHTLVIDNASATWARPGGIAARFEAAGWSAVTVDGRDHEALYAAFTAPHPGRPHAVIARVEPKTS
- the ligD gene encoding non-homologous end-joining DNA ligase; amino-acid sequence: MAEAEGDREAARAGLLGTVPSGERDRLRESGPGTELAARPMLATPSERRVFDSGWVFERKLDGVRVLAVRDAKGVRLLSRNGIRLNDTYPEVVAALAAQECADFTVDGEIVAYADGRTDFATLQQRMRLTDARRALASPVAVTYHLFDLLRLDGADVTRLPLRTRKSLLRRALSYGRPLRFTPHRNEGGQELLDEACRKGWEGLIAKRAAGRYEPRRSGGWLKLKCEHGQEFVIGGFTEPSGARSGFGALLIGTYEDGVLRYAGKVGTGFDRRTLHALGERLDSLATPRSPFAGRVAERTAHWTRPELVAQVGFTEWTREGMLRHPRFLGLRDDKSPEEVVREKPA
- a CDS encoding DEAD/DEAH box helicase, whose product is MPPKPDDDALAERTRAERVEAGIEAYDPDDVPPATDVRSRGKVTESEQYRGMKAEMDRQVRAGELAADQLWARKERAPYPPTRYEV